A part of Chlamydia ibidis 10-1398/6 genomic DNA contains:
- the rpoN gene encoding RNA polymerase factor sigma-54, with the protein MVQQNQRLGLKYQPSLRMQQGLQMLQFPLTELSSYVAQQIVHNPFFDISSLEEDTFCSYRANFCDFSHPDSFFHHLFNQACQTFSENHDLIIAQYIIGNLSDQGLFLQDPEFVALHLEVSLEKVLKIWENIQEFHPLGVAAPSLQAYWLRNLRKTEHPRAYEIIANHYTLLANCEFVKLSHKLRCSLEDLRSILKKALSSIPWSPAAGYAKGKTDLLSPLPDVYLSHDGQVWQIQINGKGLPEIKLNNEIFALYETLSHSERKCLNQYLISAKWLIKNLRKRERTLFAIVEKIILYQEQYLLGEELIPRPLSVKILSRDLAFHESTIFRAIENKALATPIGILPMKHFLPKSVSQNSCCSKDLILRWIQEWIASEKSPLSDVDISRRIATQGISCARRTVAKYREQLNILPAHKRKQRFCI; encoded by the coding sequence ATGGTTCAACAAAACCAAAGACTCGGATTAAAATATCAGCCCTCTCTGCGTATGCAGCAAGGGCTGCAGATGCTCCAATTCCCTTTAACAGAACTTTCTTCTTATGTAGCACAGCAGATAGTGCATAATCCTTTTTTTGACATCAGCTCTTTAGAAGAAGATACCTTTTGTTCTTATCGTGCCAACTTTTGTGACTTTTCTCATCCAGATTCATTTTTTCATCATTTGTTCAATCAGGCTTGTCAAACATTTTCTGAAAATCATGATCTCATTATAGCTCAGTACATTATAGGTAATCTTTCTGATCAAGGACTTTTTCTTCAGGATCCAGAATTCGTAGCTTTACATTTAGAAGTATCTTTGGAAAAAGTCCTGAAAATTTGGGAAAACATCCAAGAATTTCACCCATTAGGAGTAGCAGCACCTTCGTTACAGGCGTACTGGTTGCGGAATCTACGAAAAACGGAGCACCCGCGTGCCTACGAGATTATAGCTAACCACTATACCCTTTTAGCTAATTGCGAGTTTGTTAAATTGTCTCATAAACTCCGTTGCTCTTTAGAAGACCTTCGAAGTATTTTGAAAAAAGCTCTGTCCTCCATTCCTTGGTCTCCAGCAGCTGGGTATGCAAAAGGGAAAACAGATCTATTATCTCCTCTACCTGACGTATATTTATCTCATGATGGTCAGGTTTGGCAAATTCAGATTAATGGAAAGGGTTTACCAGAGATTAAACTGAATAACGAGATTTTTGCCCTTTATGAAACGTTATCGCATTCAGAAAGAAAGTGTTTAAACCAGTACCTCATTTCAGCAAAATGGTTAATTAAGAATTTAAGAAAAAGAGAACGAACTTTATTTGCAATAGTGGAGAAAATCATCCTCTATCAGGAACAATATCTTCTTGGTGAAGAGCTTATTCCTCGTCCCTTATCTGTTAAAATTTTATCCCGTGATTTAGCATTTCATGAATCTACAATATTCCGTGCTATAGAGAACAAGGCGCTTGCAACTCCTATTGGTATATTGCCCATGAAACATTTTCTTCCTAAATCTGTTTCTCAGAATTCTTGTTGTTCAAAAGATCTCATATTAAGATGGATTCAGGAATGGATTGCATCTGAAAAGTCTCCTTTGTCAGATGTCGACATTAGTAGGAGAATTGCCACTCAGGGTATATCTTGTGCGAGACGAACTGTAGCGAAATATCGTGAGCAGCTGAACATCTTACCCGCACATAAAAGAAAGCAACGTTTTTGTATTTAA
- the topA gene encoding type I DNA topoisomerase, with protein sequence MKKSLIIVESPAKIKTLQKLLGKGFIFASSLGHVVDLPAKEFGIDVDHDFEPQYQVLPDKKDVIDRICKLAADCDVVYLSPDPDREGEAIAWHIANQLPKNTRTQRISFNAITKGAVTEALKHPREIDMSLVNAQQARRLLDRIVGYKISPILSRKLQQRSGISAGRVQSVALKLVVDREKAIEAFVPTEYWNIRVLLKDPKSGKNFWAYLYACDGKRWEKDLPAEKTEADVLLINSADKAQYYVQLLEDASYMVSRIEAREKRRNPAPPFITSTLQQEASRHFRFSSSKTMSVAQTLYEGIELNNDDATGLITYMRTDSVRIDPEALASAREYIHQLFGQEYLPEKANIYSTKKMTQDAHEAIRPTDIRLSPDQLQDKLSEDQYKLYSLIWKRFVASQMTPAVYDTLAIQIATDKKIDLRATGSMLKFKGFLAVYEEKNDDDAEQEEEFALPALHAQDSLEKEEITQEQAFTKPLPRFTEASLVKELEKSGIGRPSTYATIMNKIQSRDYTTKENQRLRPTELGRVISQFLETNFPRIMDIGFTALMEDELELIADDKKSWKLLLKEFWDQFLPAVTTAEKEAVIPRILTDIQCPKCHSGQLVKIWSRSGYFYGCSGYPECDYKTSEEELAFNKDDYASDTPWDSSCPICGNEMKVRHGRFGTFLGCVNYPKCRGTISIHKRGEESEHEEPVDCPAIGCSGKILKKRSRYNKIFYSCSEYPDCSVIGNTIEAVRSKYEGTPKTPYEKKSLAKKRSSEKSVKKTKKTKSSKDKTVKKNNSPLLSPSPQLAAMIGNEPVSRGDATKKVWEYIKLHNLQAQDNKRLLIPDAKLGAIIGNEPIDMFQLAKFLSQHLFKAEEF encoded by the coding sequence ATGAAGAAGTCCCTAATTATAGTAGAGTCTCCTGCTAAGATTAAAACCCTGCAAAAATTATTAGGTAAGGGCTTTATTTTTGCTTCATCTTTAGGGCATGTCGTTGATCTTCCTGCGAAGGAGTTTGGAATTGACGTTGATCATGATTTTGAACCGCAGTATCAGGTACTTCCAGATAAGAAGGACGTAATAGATCGTATTTGTAAACTAGCAGCTGATTGCGATGTTGTTTATCTATCACCAGATCCTGATCGTGAGGGGGAAGCCATTGCATGGCATATAGCGAATCAGCTGCCCAAAAATACACGTACGCAAAGAATATCATTCAATGCGATTACAAAGGGTGCTGTTACTGAAGCTTTAAAGCATCCTAGAGAAATTGATATGTCCTTAGTCAATGCTCAGCAAGCTAGACGTTTGTTAGATCGCATTGTGGGATACAAGATTTCTCCTATTCTAAGTAGAAAGTTGCAACAACGTTCAGGAATATCTGCCGGGCGCGTTCAATCTGTAGCTTTAAAGTTAGTTGTTGATAGAGAAAAAGCTATAGAAGCTTTTGTTCCAACTGAGTATTGGAATATACGCGTTTTACTTAAGGATCCCAAAAGTGGTAAGAATTTTTGGGCATATTTGTACGCTTGCGATGGTAAACGTTGGGAAAAAGATCTTCCGGCTGAGAAAACTGAAGCCGATGTGTTGCTGATTAATTCAGCTGATAAAGCTCAGTACTACGTACAATTATTGGAAGATGCTTCTTATATGGTGTCACGCATAGAGGCCCGTGAAAAGCGTCGTAATCCGGCTCCTCCTTTCATTACTTCAACGTTGCAACAAGAAGCTAGTCGCCATTTTCGTTTTTCTTCATCTAAAACTATGTCTGTTGCTCAGACTTTATATGAAGGGATAGAGCTGAACAATGACGATGCTACGGGTTTGATTACCTATATGCGTACTGATTCGGTTCGTATTGATCCCGAGGCTTTAGCATCTGCCAGAGAGTACATTCATCAATTGTTTGGTCAAGAATATCTTCCTGAGAAAGCGAATATTTATTCTACTAAGAAGATGACACAAGATGCTCACGAAGCCATTCGTCCCACTGATATTCGTTTATCTCCGGATCAATTACAAGATAAATTGTCTGAAGATCAGTATAAACTGTATTCATTGATTTGGAAACGATTTGTTGCTTCTCAGATGACCCCAGCGGTTTATGATACTTTGGCAATACAAATTGCTACAGATAAGAAAATCGATTTGCGTGCCACAGGTTCAATGCTGAAGTTCAAAGGTTTCTTGGCTGTTTATGAGGAGAAGAATGATGATGATGCTGAACAAGAGGAAGAGTTCGCTTTACCAGCTTTACATGCTCAAGATAGTCTAGAAAAGGAAGAAATTACCCAAGAACAAGCTTTTACTAAACCCTTACCTAGATTCACAGAGGCTTCTCTGGTTAAAGAATTGGAGAAATCAGGTATAGGCCGCCCTTCTACGTATGCGACAATTATGAATAAGATACAAAGTCGGGACTATACTACTAAAGAAAATCAACGTTTACGTCCGACAGAGCTAGGCAGAGTTATATCTCAATTTCTAGAAACCAATTTTCCGAGAATTATGGATATAGGTTTCACTGCTCTTATGGAGGATGAGCTTGAACTCATTGCCGATGATAAAAAGTCATGGAAACTTCTTCTCAAGGAATTTTGGGATCAATTTTTACCGGCTGTTACTACTGCGGAAAAAGAGGCAGTAATACCTAGAATTCTTACTGACATACAGTGCCCAAAATGTCACTCTGGTCAACTTGTAAAAATTTGGAGCAGAAGCGGCTATTTTTATGGTTGTTCTGGTTATCCTGAGTGCGACTATAAGACCTCAGAAGAAGAGCTTGCTTTTAACAAAGACGATTATGCTTCAGATACTCCTTGGGATAGCTCTTGCCCGATTTGTGGCAATGAAATGAAAGTACGTCATGGACGTTTCGGAACTTTCTTGGGATGCGTTAATTATCCTAAGTGCCGTGGAACAATTTCTATTCATAAAAGAGGCGAAGAGAGTGAGCATGAAGAGCCTGTAGATTGCCCTGCTATTGGCTGTTCTGGGAAAATTTTAAAGAAACGATCCCGTTATAATAAGATTTTCTATTCCTGTTCTGAGTATCCTGACTGTAGTGTAATAGGGAATACTATAGAAGCAGTTCGTTCTAAGTACGAAGGTACTCCCAAAACCCCCTATGAAAAGAAATCCTTAGCAAAAAAGAGATCTTCTGAAAAATCTGTAAAAAAAACAAAGAAAACAAAATCTTCTAAAGATAAGACCGTTAAGAAAAACAACAGCCCACTTCTTTCTCCCTCTCCGCAACTCGCAGCTATGATTGGTAATGAACCAGTCTCGCGTGGAGATGCAACTAAAAAAGTTTGGGAATATATTAAATTGCATAACCTACAAGCGCAGGACAACAAGCGACTTCTAATTCCTGATGCTAAACTGGGAGCTATTATAGGCAACGAACCTATAGATATGTTTCAGTTAGCTAAATTTTTGTCTCAACACTTATTTAAAGCAGAAGAATTCTGA